One genomic region from Colletes latitarsis isolate SP2378_abdomen chromosome 10, iyColLati1, whole genome shotgun sequence encodes:
- the LOC143346502 gene encoding uncharacterized protein LOC143346502 has product MPRCLIKSMTRYRKTNNSSEETETPWIPPSSNDTKRKHQVKDNSSKCNNIWMSSKLPIVTRYSFNKENSMLWNKELTGGVDLGVTYFSEIKNTLSSSGNVSINTDQIIINTKDKMKPQKGQIPVSLNTKKLSDPINVTNNEIEVAVDLNRTFDEAESQALYLTPSKKPIDASQSQYFSNNIKTSGVENTQNWKRNKTMHYCPYCRKSFDRPWVLKGHLRLHTGERPFECPVCHKSFADRSNLRAHQRTRNHHQWQWRCGECFKAFSQRRYLERHCPEACRKYRISQRREQNCS; this is encoded by the exons ATGCCGCGTTGCCTGATCAAATCGATGACAAGGTACAGGAAAACCAACAATTCTTCCGAAG AGACTGAAACACCATGGATTCCACCGTCGTCGAACGATACCAAACGAAAGCACCAGGTGAAAGACAATTCGTCGAAATGCAATAACATTTGGATGTCCTCGAAACTACCGATCGTAACACGGTACAGCTTTAACAAAGAGAATAGCATGTTATGGAATAAGGAATTGACCGGCGGCGTAGACTTAGGCGTCACGTACTTTTCGGAAATCAAAAACACATTATCGTCGTCTGgtaatgtttcgatcaataccgaccaaataattataaatacgaaAGATAAGATGAAACCACAGAAAGGGCAAATACCGGTGTCTTTGAATACGAAAAAGTTAAGTGACCCGATAAATGTAACTAATAATGAAATCGAAGTAGCAGTGGATTTGAACAGAACGTTCGACGAAGCTGAAAGCCAAGCATTGTATTTAACTCCCAGCAAGAAACCTATCGACGCTTCTCagagtcaatattttagcaATAACATAAAAACATCTGGAGTGGAAAATACTCAGAATTGGAAACGAAATAAAACCATGCATTATTGTCCTTATTGTCGCAAAAGTTTCGATCGTCCGTGGGTGCTAAAGGGTCATCTACGCCTTCACACTGGCGAACGACCTTTCGAGTGTCCAGTGTGCCATAAATCCTTCGCCGATCG ATCGAATTTACGTGCACACCAAAGGACACGAAATCATCATCAATGGCAATGGCGATGCGGAGAATGTTTCAAAGCATTTTCTCAAAGACGATATCTAGAACGACACTGTCCCGAAGCTTGTAGGAAATATAGAATATCACAAAGGAGAGAACAAAACTGTAGTTAG
- the Me31b gene encoding ATP-dependent RNA helicase me31b, with product MMTETHMNSNHVLSSALTTKSEIDKMDDVGWKAKLKIPPKDKRIKTSDVTDTRGNEFEEFCLKRELLMGIFEKGWEKPSPIQEASIPIALSGKDILARAKNGTGKTGAYSIPVLEQVDPRKDVIQALVIVPTRELALQTSQICIELAKHMDIKVMVTTGGTNLRDDILRIYQKVQVIIATPGRILDLMDKNVANMEHCKILVLDEADKLLSQDFKGMLDHVISRLPHERQILLYSATFPLTVKQFMEKHLRDPYEINLMEELTLKGVTQYYAFVQERQKVHCLNTLFSKLQITQSIIFCNSTQRVELLAKKITDLGYCCYYIHAKMAQAHRNRVFHDFRAGLCRNLVSSDLFTRGIDVQAVNVVINFDFPKMAETYLHRIGRSGRFGHLGIAINLITYEDRFNLHRIEQELGTEIKPIPKVIDPNLYVARPEDNNSMEEVNVSK from the exons ATGATGACAGAAACACACATGAATTCCAATCATGTCCTAAGTTCTGCTTTGACTACCAAATCAGAGATAGACAAAATGGACGATGTAGGTTGGAAAgccaaattaaaaattccacCAAAGGACAAACGAATTAAAACTAGT GATGTTACCGATACTCGTGGCAATGAATTTGAGGAGTTTTGCCTAAAACGAGAATTATTGATGGGAATCTTTGAAAAAGGTTGGGAGAAACCTTCCCCGATTCAAGAAGCCAGTATTCCTATTGCATTGTCCGGTAAAGATATCTTGGCTCGTGCAAAAAATGGGACTGGAAAAACTGGTGCCTATTCAATTCCAGTGCTAGAACag GTTGATCCACGAAAAGATGTGATCCAGGCATTGGTAATTGTACCCACTAGGGAGTTAGCTCTTCAGACATCACAAATTTGTATTGAACTGGCCAAACATATGGACATAAAAGTTATGGTAACTACTGGAGGAACAAACTTACGGGATGACATTCTAAGGATTTATCAGAAAG TGCAAGTAATAATTGCAACGCCAGGAAGAATTCTAGATCTCATGGATAAGAATGTTGCAAATATGGAGCATTGTAAAATTCTAGTTTTGGACGAAGCGGATAAGCTTTTGTCGCAAGATTTTAAAGGAATGTTGGATCATGTAATTTCTAG ATTGCCGCATGAACGTCAGATACTGCTGTATTCAGCTACATTTCCTCTGACAGTGAAGCAATTCATGGAAAAACATTTAAGAGATCCATACGAGATTAATTTAATGGAAGAACTCACATTGAAAGGTGTAACGCAATATTATGCCTTTGTACAAGAACGACAAAAAGTCCATTGCCTTAATACGCTGTTCTCCAAG ttGCAAATAACACaaagtataatattctgcaattcAACGCAACGCGTTGAATTACTGGCAAAAAAGATAACAGATCTCGGTTACTGCTGTTATTACATACACGCGAAAATGGCGCAGGCACACCGAAATCGCGTGTTTCATGATTTCAGAGCAGGGTTATGTAGGAACTTG GTGAGCAGTGACCTATTTACTCGTGGCATAGACGTACAAGCGGTCAATGTCGTGATCAACTTTGACTTTCCAAAAATGGCAGAGACATACTTGCATCGTATTGGTCGATCAGGACGATTCGGCCACTTAGGTATAGCAATTAACCTAATCACATATGAGGATCGTTTTAACTTACATCGTATCGAACAAGAGCTTGGAACAGAAATTAAACCTATTCCAAAAGTAATAGATCCAAATTTGTATGTAGCAAGACCAGAAGACAATAATAGTATGGAAGAGGTTAATGTGTCCAAGTAG